From a single Diachasmimorpha longicaudata isolate KC_UGA_2023 chromosome 15, iyDiaLong2, whole genome shotgun sequence genomic region:
- the Xmas gene encoding uncharacterized protein Xmas, translating into MSKKSLKRKDPSKNPFSQHLRPDDEDIRTELEAMIGVEYNLPGDIPVKSSDIPQSTSRRSRPSTKSSKSEKTMALERGPPRGEVESQIPFYSSTASARDLQGIIRRAGSTSEDKYKILEARDRLMRLKQVKRHTLETAKKTRGTCPDMCPEKERLMREFQRQVASYEQVNCAEYKISHETAIKQYSRSSADQAEPMPQDLRPVESLKMTMSYLLHEIVNLCDEEGTNLAEWYHFVWDRTRGIRKDITLQDLCCLDTVELVEQCARFHIVCSERLCAEETAVFDKKINTENLTKCLQTLKYMYHDLRVQGITCRNEAEFRGYIILLNLDNTSFMWDLKELPKVIQSSPEVKFAIQVFSSIQSNNFSRFFKLVRRTTYLNACLMLRYFFQMRVKGLTVMVKAYCRTASTAYPLYEFMDILGFDDESEAIAFCENADLSVSSDEMNIVLNRQNVNLPPPVMDEGRAISLVEAKRMKMGYSYGQAMAGGVMPEQVYLGHKSHNSFDDQGYLKPEAINASDQNRGIIEEEEEEEEEERDPYEYLEEDVEEIPSMRRKTFGMEFEEDNGDEMQDEEIEEEEEAEEEVEDYEAADDGQNGDVPATKGTFSSTFWNNASEGKFSFSTEEGLKVSSDSIFSSKPRGSNPFDGQTGFSFSSANASVFAKPDVSESSGQGREGMNRRSESIFSGAIQGSAFALPESGPSCLVFTASEVQKPEILFKPSQPIKPKESPTKRRSHSEIAEEKRRQEDNELRQGSLACEQRLQEVEEDTKRYASEIEQEVVHDICSSVLKQLIDKVKILERLSLKMSEDLLKEVIQEDCKKVLDEELYIERGLEEVSKRIRTRTVMKCYRIWQRNAKKKREQRKALDNTPVWLPKYSLEACAKSLYRKDQDLVIQNMRRRSNKSIDQDTLKYISPVELKIYSGLKENARTLDTDPTSIMFWKMVVSWPLLENRVLLWRYKNIMNQYLSPENSRVDPIIKTYKPNPYESLNICIKHCEGTAGEDDVVGMDGLFFIAMADEDPKGVARRLTKTVLSRQKLMPIPLVFIILGDDQGSERLELKAELENLLKAEYISEYTVHREKVIDEDNILKLTQTAVLWLSLNRSTPIPLEMDHLRDVVENCLTDELWLRIAGHGPFNAALKAATDDPKFIIDLHNEAVGRLMDVILDPESLMYTDFPTEFSPLLPKDFDVPCSYEYFGEGWKGEESRGNIEDILEGFILPPWPFDWPIDNIVELHKSVIQYCKTTLGGSAYEAISCNILSNIFFMSNSREQPNFVHVLTEIIKGKIRLVAPELSVVYDKNHIKLFRTLPWWFKSNVFLNYEAKVGASEPHETSVVKRRRLEEEADKENLDISMVIEEFDSISDRDNSVVAKSLFEESKSHLSEVQSMTDKLEGLLERQRLASQKFEEKLHAALRSEQLDNF; encoded by the exons atgtccaaaaaatcattgaagagAAAAGACCCTTCGAAAAATCCCTTCTCCCAGCACCTGCGACCCGACGACGAAGATATTCGCACAGAACTCGAAGCAATGATCGGTGTAGAATATAACCTCCCCGGCGATATCCCCGTGAAGAGCAGTGACATACCCCAATCGACCTCGAGAAGATCCAGGCCCTCCACGAAGTCGTCCAAATCCGAAAAAACAATGGCACTCGAACGAGGACCTCCCCGAGGAGAGGTCGAGAGTCAAATTCCATTCTACTCATCCACAGCCTCAGCCAGAGATCTCCAGGGAATAATTCGGAGGGCAGGAAGTACCAGTGAGgacaaatataaaattctAGAGGCCCGGGACAGACTGATGAGGTTGAAACAAGTCAAGAGACACACCCTGGAGACAGCCAAGAAGACTCGTGGCACATGTCCAGACATGTGCCCTGAGAAGGAGCGATTGATGCGAGAATTCCAAAGACAAGTAGCTTCCTACGAGCAGGTGAACTGCGCGGAATATAAAATATCTCACGAGACAGCAATCAAACAGTACTCAAGATCCTCAGCAGACCAGGCTGAGCCAATGCCCCAGGATCTCCGTCCAGTTGAGTCCCTGAAAATGACGATGAGCTACCTCCTCCACGAAATAGTCAATCTCTGCGACGAGGAGGGAACCAACCTGGCTGAGTGGTACCATTTCGTCTGGGACAGGACCAGGGGAATTCGAAAGGACATAACACTCCAGGACTTGTGTTGCTTGGACACCGTTGAACTGGTGGAACAGTGCGCGAGATTTCACATTGTCTGCTCGGAGCGCCTCTGCGCCGAGGAGACAgctgtcttcgacaaaaaaatcaacaccGAAAACCTCACCAAGTGCCTCCAGACCCTCAAGTACATGTACCACGATCTGAGGGTGCAGGGGATCACCTGCAGAAACGAAGCTGAATTTCGGGGTTACATAATTCTGCTGAATCTTGATAACACCAGCTTTATGTGGGATCTCAAGGAGCTTCCCAAGGTCATTCAAAGTTCTCCAGAAGTGAAATTTGCCATTCAGGTGTTCTCGTCGATTCAGTCCAACAATTTCTCGAGATTTTTCAAACTTGTGAGAAGGACAACGTACCTGAACGCTTGCCTGATGCTGAGGTACTTCTTCCAGATGAGGGTCAAGGGTCTCACTGTCATGGTGAAGGCTTACTGCAGGACTGCCTCTACAGCGTATCCCCTGTACGAGTTCATGGACATCCTGGGTTTTGACGATGAGAGCGAGGCGATCGCCTTCTGCGAGAATGCTGACCTGAGTGTATCCAGCGACGAGATGAATATCGTCCTGAACAGACAGAATGTCAATCTCCCACCCCCTGTGATGGACGAGGGGAGGGCAATCAGTCTCGTGGAGGCGAAAAGAATGAAGATGGGGTATTCGTATGGGCAGGCCATGGCTGGTGGGGTAATGCCAGAGCAGGTGTACCTGGGCCACAAGTCCCACAATAGCTTCGACGATCAGGGGTACCTGAAGCCAGAGGCGATCAATGCTAGTGATCAAAATCGGGGGATCattgaggaggaggaggaggaggaggaggaggagagggaTCCTTATGAGTACTTGGAGGAGGATGTCGAGGAGATACCTTCCATGAGACGCAAAACCTTTGGGATGGAGTTTGAAGAGGATAATGGAGATGAGATGCAGGATGAAGAGAtcgaggaggaagaggaggcAGAGGAGGAGGTGGAAGACTATGAAGCTGCTGATGATGGGCAGAACGGGGATGTTCCAGCGACGAAGGGAACGTTCTCGTCGACGTTCTGGAACAACGCCTCCGAAGGGAAATTCAGTTTTTCAACAGAAGAGGGCTTGAAGGTGTCCTCTGACTCAATATTTTCCTCTAAACCAAGAGGGAGCAATCCGTTCGATGGTCAGACTGGGTTCTCGTTTTCAAGTGCTAATGCCAGTGTTTTTGCGAAGCCAGACGTTTCTGAATCCTCCGGACAAGGTAGGGAGGGGATGAATCGAAGGAGTGAATCGATTTTCTCTGGGGCAATTCAGGGGAGTGCCTTTGCTCTGCCTGAGTCAGGGCCCAGTTGTCTAGTGTTCACTGCCTCCGAAGTTCAGAAACCAGAGATCTTATTCAAACCCTCTCAGCCAATAAAACCGAAGGAGTCCCCAACGAAGAGAAGGTCACACTCGGAAATTGCTGAGGAGAAGAGAAGACAGGAAGATAACGAACTGAGACAAGGATCCCTCGCCTGTGAGCAACGTCTTCAGGAGGTGGAGGAAGACACCAAGAGATATGCGAGTGAAATAGAACAGGAAGTGGTCCACGACATTTGCTCTTCAGTGTTGAAACAGCTCATCGACAAGGTGAAGATCTTGGAAAGACTGAGTCTGAAGATGTCAGAGGATTTACTGAAGGAAGTCATCCAGGAAGACTGCAAAAAGGTCCTAGATGAGGAGTTGTACATCGAGAGGGGGCTTGAGGAGGTCTCCAAGAGAATCAGGACCAGAACAGTTATGAAGTGTTACAGAATTTGGCAGCGAAATGCCAAGAAGAAACGAGAGCAGAGGAAAGCTCTGGACAACACTCCAGTGTGGCTGCCAAAATATTCCCTCGAAGCCTGCGCCAAGTCTCTCTACCGCAAAGACCAGGACTTGGTGATTCAGAACATGAGGAGGAGGTCCAACAAATCGATCGACCAAGACACGTTGAAGTATATCAGTCCAGTTGAGTTGAAAATCTACTCTGGATTGAAGGAGAACGCGAGAACTCTTGACACAGATCCAACGTCAATTATGTTCTGGAAGATGGTGGTGTCTTGGCCCTTGTTGGAGAACAGGGTGCTTCTGTGGAGGTACAAGAACATCATGAACCAGTACCTGAGTCCGGAAAACAGCAGGGTAGACCCCATCATCAAGACATACAAGCCAAATCCCTACGAATCCCTGAACATTTGTATTAAACACTGTGAGGGGACCGCTGGGGAGGATGATGTCGTGGGAATGGATGGACTCTTCTTCATAGCGATGGCCGATGAGGACCCTAAAGGGGTTGCCAGGAGACTCACGAAGACTGTTCTATCAAGGCAGAAGCTCATGCCCATTCCTCTGGTCTTCATCATCTTGGGGGACGACCAGGGCTCCGAGCGGTTGGAACTCAAGGCTGAACTGGAGAACCTGCTCAAGGCTGAGTACATCTCGGAGTACACTGTCCACCGGGAGAAGGTGATTGACGAGGACAACATTCTGAAGTTAACTCAAACGGCTGTTCTATGGCTGAGCTTGAACAGATCAACGCCCATTCCACTGGAGATGGACCATCTGAGAGATGTCGTTGAGAATTGCTTGACTGACGAGCTGTGGCTGAGGATCGCTGGTCATGGACCCTTCAATGCAGCTCTGAAGGCGGCCACCGATGATCCCAAGTTCATCATTGATCTGCATAATGAGGCTGTAGGGCGACTGATGGATGTCATTCTTGATCCCGAGAGTTTGATGTACACTGACTTCCCAACTGAGTTCAGCCCACTTCTGCCCAAGGACTTTGATGTACCCTGCAGTTATGAGTACTTCGGGGAGGGCTGGAAGGGGGAGGAGAGCAGGGGGAACATCGAGGACATTCTTGAGGGATTCATACTGCCGCCATGGCC ATTCGACTGGCCCATTGACAACATCGTCGAGCTCCACAAGTCCGTCATCCAGTACTGCAAGACAACACTGGGAGGATCAGCTTACGAAGCAATATCCTGCAACATCCTGAGCAATATTTTCTTCATGTCCAACAGTAGAGAGCAGCCAAATTTCGTGCACGTTCTCACTGAGATAATCAAAGGGAAAATTCGCCTCGTGGCACCGGAGTTGTCGGTTGTCTACGATAAAAATCATATAAAATTGTTCAGAACGTTGCCCTGGTGGTTCAAATCGAATGTTTTCTTGAATTACGAGGCCAAGGTGGGTGCCTCAGAACCTCACGAGACGTCTGTCGTGAAGAGGAGACGACTCGAGGAAGAGGCTGACAAGGAGAATCTGGATATATCGATGGTGATCGAGGAGTTCGACAGCATCTCTGATAGGGACAATTCAGTAGTCGCGAAATCGTTATTTGAGGAAAGTAAGAGTCATCTTTCAGAGGTCCAGAGTATGACTGATAAGCTGGAAGGACTTCTGGAGAGGCAACGACTGGCGAGTCAGAAATTTGAGGAGAAACTACATGCTGCTCTGCGAAGTGAACAATTAGacaatttttga
- the LOC135169622 gene encoding ras-related protein Rab-39B — protein MVEPIFDYQFRLILIGDSTVGKSSLLKYFTDGKFAELSDPTVGVDFFARLIDVDDGTRIKLQLWDTAGQERFRSITKSYYRNSVGALLVYDVCNRASFEHIPQWMMEARRHIEPHRPVFALVGCKLDLVTNGGRREVSKEEARSFADQNGIHHIETSAKTGVNVTEAFRVVTQEVYNRIKTGEYKVEDGWDGIKTGFARPGGLDFNLVEAEPAKSSCC, from the exons aTGGTGGAGCCAATTTTTGACTATCAATTTCGACTGATTCTGATTGGCGACAGCACAGTGGGAAAGAGTTCCTTGCTCAAGTATTTTACGGATGGAAAATTTGCGGAg CTGTCAGATCCTACGGTTGGTGTGGATTTCTTCGCGAGACTGATAGACGTGGACGATGGGACAAGGATCAAGTTGCAGTTGTGGGATACAGCTGGGCAGGAGAGATTTAG atcAATCACGAAATCCTACTACAGAAATTCCGTGGGTGCCCTCCTGGTGTACGACGTCTGCAATCGAGCGAGTTTCGAGCACATTCCCCAGTGGATGATGGAAGCTCGCAGGCACATAGAGCCCCATCGACCTGTCTTCGCCCTCGTCGGCTGCAAACTCGATCTGGTGACCAATGGAGGAAGGAGGGAGGTCTCCAAGGAGGAGGCACGATCTTTCGCCGATCAAAATGGCATTCATCACATTGAGACTAGTGCCAAGACTGGTGTCAACGTCACCGAGGCTTTTCGTGTTGTAACGCAGGAGGTGTACAACAGAATTAAAACTGGCGAGTACAAGGTAGAGGATGGCTGGGACGGCATCAAGACTGGTTTTGCACGCCCTGGGGGGCTTGACTTCAATCTAGTCGAGGCTGAACCTGCTAAATCCTCATGTTGCTGA
- the LOC135169618 gene encoding uncharacterized protein LOC135169618 isoform X1, which translates to MSSNGEFSSMSSGEIPSLPKSLPSSREATAEANSSSSGGFMPLREFLDRFSLPRVVRLEGTGGRPVLLYKQQQRSLRVTATLLIHRYRHDVKIGPEIVIPEGYPGWFSVVSGNNAMGSARVYRRVESLVRAGVPAFLLAAPLRAYTLTHSKMGDGNLRAHYTKTTIRAGEVLRLVAVFQDTRKYSAFGITGGTAEKDQYAQCLDSHGREVFAALSSRGEFYAICQSNSSDTGSDAVLYRVHHLVKRALPLRVRLVAGPLPVPLPREYGGLMQLETSTRGSIVLGCIVPERPVHNPEMLELVASGNGAPRVRRATLGYPSEARLLTSPKMQRLLAACSRAVGDRATEPRVAPQKIPTTNSSAPINEESREMHLKKIKPKAEAKPILQSLRDGIEQLKKTTVRERSQTRNQNSSNGFLERITKLTHVGGRNRNPAKKSASFTFAVKPEIVVKAKERYSSLEADVTSQNHHANAKLPVQRSISTSVLEAPVQVELQPNYSRVRDSLMPLPTPPPPPKHTHIQPTKTDNIYAEICETETSSKVQECPGSHVIARIKIIVKSGESYLEENEQEERYANSMITTQQIDSIIHTEDDVIYNTIF; encoded by the exons ATGTCGTCGAACGGTGAATTTTCGTCAATGTCAAGTGGGGAAATTCCATCGTTACCAAAATCTCTACCGAGTTCGCGTGAAGCAACTGCCGAGGCCAATTCAAGTTCATCAGGTGGTTTTATGCCACTGCGTGAGTTTCTCGATAGATTCTCATTACCGAGAGTCGTGAGACTCGAGGGCACCGGTGGCAGACCAGTATTACTCTACAAACAACAGCAGCGATCGTTACGTGTCACTGCAACATTGCTAATTCATCGTTATCGGCATGACGTTAAAATCGGACCGGAAATAGTCATTCCCGAGGGATATCCTG GATGGTTTTCAGTGGTGTCAGGTAACAACGCAATGGGCAGCGCACGGGTGTATCGTCGCGTCGAGAGCCTAGTGCGTGCCGGTGTACCAGCTTTCCTTCTTGCGGCGCCACTACGTGCCTACACCCTCACGCACTCCAAGATGG GGGATGGAAATTTGCGAGCCCACTACACAAAGACAACGATTCGTGCCGGTGAGGTACTCCGATTAGTAGCAGTCTTTCAAGACACGAGAAAATACAGTGCCTTCGGCATCACCGGTGGTACAGCCGAGAAAGATCAATACGCTCAGTGTTTAGATTCTCACGGTCGCGAGGTCTTCGCGGCATTATCATCGCGCGGTGAATTTTACGCAATATGCCAGAGCAACAGTTCGGACACAGGAAGTGATGCTGTACTCTACAGGGTGCATCATCTTGTGAAGCGGGCGTTGCCCCTCAGG GTACGACTGGTAGCGGGCCCACTTCCGGTGCCATTGCCCAGGGAATACGGTGGTCTCATGCAACTGGAAACATCGACGAGGGGATCAATTGTCCTTGGATGCATTGTACCTGAACGGCCAGTACATAATCCCGAGATGCTGGAGCTCGTTGCCTCTGGTAATGGTGCACCAAGAGTCAGACGAGCGACATTAGGATATCCCTCTGAAGCTAGACTACTCACCTCCCCAAAGATGCAACGATTACTCGCTGCCTGCAG TCGAGCAGTTGGAGATCGTGCGACAGAGCCCCGAGTAGCCCCCCAAAAAATTCCCACCACAAATTCAAGTGCTCCAATTAACGAGGAATCACGTGAGATGCACTTGAAAAAGATAAAGCCAAAAGCCGAGGCCAAGCCAATACTCCAGAGTCTACGTGATGGTATtgaacagttgaaaaaaacaaCAGTACGCGAGCGCAGTCAGACGCGCAATCAAAATTCGTCAAATGGCTTCCTAGAACGTATAACTAAACTGACACACGTCGGTGGACGCAACAGGAATCCAGCCAAGAAATCAGCGTCTTTCACATTCGCTGTTAAACCGGAAATTGTTGTCAAGGCCAAGGAGCGGTACTCGAGTTTAGAAGCGGATGTCACGTCCCAGAATCACCATGCCAATGCAAAATTACCAGTTCAAAGATCCATTTCCACGAGTGTCCTTGAAGCACCAGTTCAAGTTGAATTGCAACCGAATTACTCGAGAGTCAGAGACAGTTTGATGCCACTACcaacaccaccaccaccaccaaaaCACACTCACATACAACCAACGAAAACCGATAATATTTACGCTGAAATATGTGAGACTGAGACAAGTAGTAAGGTCCAGGAATGTCCAGGCAGTCATGTCATTGCCAGAATTAAGATTATTGTTAAGAGTGGTGAGTCGTATCTCGAGGAGAATGAGCAAGAGGAGAGATATGCTAATTCAATGATAACAACACAGCAGATTGACTCTATCATCCACACAGAGGATGATGTTATTTACAACACCATTTTCTGA
- the LOC135169618 gene encoding uncharacterized protein LOC135169618 isoform X2, with translation MGSARVYRRVESLVRAGVPAFLLAAPLRAYTLTHSKMGDGNLRAHYTKTTIRAGEVLRLVAVFQDTRKYSAFGITGGTAEKDQYAQCLDSHGREVFAALSSRGEFYAICQSNSSDTGSDAVLYRVHHLVKRALPLRVRLVAGPLPVPLPREYGGLMQLETSTRGSIVLGCIVPERPVHNPEMLELVASGNGAPRVRRATLGYPSEARLLTSPKMQRLLAACSRAVGDRATEPRVAPQKIPTTNSSAPINEESREMHLKKIKPKAEAKPILQSLRDGIEQLKKTTVRERSQTRNQNSSNGFLERITKLTHVGGRNRNPAKKSASFTFAVKPEIVVKAKERYSSLEADVTSQNHHANAKLPVQRSISTSVLEAPVQVELQPNYSRVRDSLMPLPTPPPPPKHTHIQPTKTDNIYAEICETETSSKVQECPGSHVIARIKIIVKSGESYLEENEQEERYANSMITTQQIDSIIHTEDDVIYNTIF, from the exons ATGGGCAGCGCACGGGTGTATCGTCGCGTCGAGAGCCTAGTGCGTGCCGGTGTACCAGCTTTCCTTCTTGCGGCGCCACTACGTGCCTACACCCTCACGCACTCCAAGATGG GGGATGGAAATTTGCGAGCCCACTACACAAAGACAACGATTCGTGCCGGTGAGGTACTCCGATTAGTAGCAGTCTTTCAAGACACGAGAAAATACAGTGCCTTCGGCATCACCGGTGGTACAGCCGAGAAAGATCAATACGCTCAGTGTTTAGATTCTCACGGTCGCGAGGTCTTCGCGGCATTATCATCGCGCGGTGAATTTTACGCAATATGCCAGAGCAACAGTTCGGACACAGGAAGTGATGCTGTACTCTACAGGGTGCATCATCTTGTGAAGCGGGCGTTGCCCCTCAGG GTACGACTGGTAGCGGGCCCACTTCCGGTGCCATTGCCCAGGGAATACGGTGGTCTCATGCAACTGGAAACATCGACGAGGGGATCAATTGTCCTTGGATGCATTGTACCTGAACGGCCAGTACATAATCCCGAGATGCTGGAGCTCGTTGCCTCTGGTAATGGTGCACCAAGAGTCAGACGAGCGACATTAGGATATCCCTCTGAAGCTAGACTACTCACCTCCCCAAAGATGCAACGATTACTCGCTGCCTGCAG TCGAGCAGTTGGAGATCGTGCGACAGAGCCCCGAGTAGCCCCCCAAAAAATTCCCACCACAAATTCAAGTGCTCCAATTAACGAGGAATCACGTGAGATGCACTTGAAAAAGATAAAGCCAAAAGCCGAGGCCAAGCCAATACTCCAGAGTCTACGTGATGGTATtgaacagttgaaaaaaacaaCAGTACGCGAGCGCAGTCAGACGCGCAATCAAAATTCGTCAAATGGCTTCCTAGAACGTATAACTAAACTGACACACGTCGGTGGACGCAACAGGAATCCAGCCAAGAAATCAGCGTCTTTCACATTCGCTGTTAAACCGGAAATTGTTGTCAAGGCCAAGGAGCGGTACTCGAGTTTAGAAGCGGATGTCACGTCCCAGAATCACCATGCCAATGCAAAATTACCAGTTCAAAGATCCATTTCCACGAGTGTCCTTGAAGCACCAGTTCAAGTTGAATTGCAACCGAATTACTCGAGAGTCAGAGACAGTTTGATGCCACTACcaacaccaccaccaccaccaaaaCACACTCACATACAACCAACGAAAACCGATAATATTTACGCTGAAATATGTGAGACTGAGACAAGTAGTAAGGTCCAGGAATGTCCAGGCAGTCATGTCATTGCCAGAATTAAGATTATTGTTAAGAGTGGTGAGTCGTATCTCGAGGAGAATGAGCAAGAGGAGAGATATGCTAATTCAATGATAACAACACAGCAGATTGACTCTATCATCCACACAGAGGATGATGTTATTTACAACACCATTTTCTGA
- the LOC135169617 gene encoding ATP-dependent RNA helicase DDX24 — protein MRKIKQKGSSSWKPLTLEGTILSSGVEGLIGIEELADYSLENKSEKSSKRKISQDSSEESDLEDIPVRCEKKSPDVKKKKKKGKTAVQKSSAALPEENPLASEPDDSAFSAEAWTALGVPAVIVKALKDLRFSTPTSIQALTLPPAILGRRDILGAAETGSGKTLAFGIPILTGILDLKARDSEVNGPLDASEKTAGCGATNSGWIVSSEANDNSVEKKSDDSEEELETPREEGMGCVRVIENIDLNDLSAPSHLPRPLYALILTPTRELAIQIKNHISRAAKYTDIKVAVVVGGMAAVKQERILSKGPEIVIATPGRLWELIDQGNPHLSRLDSLKYLAIDETDRMLEKGHFQELHQILERINGNEITIGERQNFVFSATLTLVHDVPDYLQRKKKTNNRSKIFKLTPGQKLQKIVSLLRIKNPKTVDVTKARGTAGTLTECRITCTMDHKDYYLYYFLKRHQGRTLVFCNSIGCVKRLATLFGILECNPLPLHASMQQRQRLKNLEKFQEDPNCLLIATDVAARGLDIPNVEHVIHYQVPRTSEGYVHRSGRTARAQKEGITVLMMEPSELPYYTKLCKTLGHTKDIPTFPVVDRLLVAVKERVNVAREIDKLELRCRRDNVQKGWLKKAVEEMDLVLDEEQIESTMESRESAELRRQLKGKRQKLNGLLSTPLFPKGFSGKYLDMNEPLQGLQQDKQTAVEVMKQVIDEKPRGKEQKPNGVAKKSKSIRKRKVKRVTKSLN, from the exons atgaggaaaataaaacaaaaaggCTCCTCTTCGTGGAAGCCTTTAACCCTGGAGGGTACGATACTTTCATCAGGTGTCGAGGGATTAATTGGTATTGAGGAACTAGCCGACTACAGTCTCGAGAATAAATCAGAGAAATCATCGAAACGAAAG ATATCCCAGGATTCTTCCGAAGAATCTGATCTAGAAGACATCCCAGTCCggtgcgaaaaaaaatcgcccgatgtgaagaagaagaaaaaaaagggaaaaactGCTGTTCAAAAATCCTCAGCAGCTCTCCCAGAAGAAAATCCCCTCGCCAGTGAACCCGACGATTCAGCCTTCAGTGCAGAAGCCTGGACGGCCCTAGGTGTTCCCGCGGTGATCGTGAAGGCCCTGAAGGACCTGAGATTCTCTACCCCCACGTCGATCCAAGCCCTGACCCTCCCCCCAGCCATTCTAGGTCGAAGAGACATCCTGGGAGCTGCAGAGACAGGGAGTGGGAAGACCCTAGCCTTCGGCATTCCCATCCTAACCGGAATTTTGGACCTGAAGGCTAGAGATTCCGAGGTCAATGGACCGCTCGACGCTTCAGAAAAAACCGCCGGTTGTGGAGCAACGAACAGTGGCTGGATAGTCTCATCAGAGGCTAATGACAATtccgtagaaaaaaaatcagatgacTCCGAGGAAGAGTTGGAAACTCCCCGTGAGGAGGGTATGGGTTGCGTCCGAGTAATCGAGAACATCGACTTGAACGACCTGTCGGCTCCTTCCCACCTCCCCAGGCCTCTCTACGCCCTCATCCTGACACCCACCCGAGAACTGGCAATTCAGATAAAGAATCACATCAGCAGAGCAGCGAAGTACACTGACATTAAAGTAGCAGTGGTTGTGGGCGGAATGGCGGCAGTAAAACAAGAGAGAATTCTCAGCAAGGGTCCGGAGATTGTTATAGCCACTCCAGGGCGTTTGTGGGAGCTGATAGACCAGGGAAATCCTCATTTGAGCCGACTGGATTCCCTCAAGTACCTGGCCATTGACGAGACAGATCGAATGTTGGAGAAGGGGCATTTCCAAGAGCTCCATCAGATTCTGGAGCGAATCAATGGCAACGAAATAACCATTGGAGAACGTCAGAACTTCGTTTTTTCGGCTACCCTAACCCTGGTTCACGATGTTCCCGATTACCTCCAGAGGAAGAAGAAGACCAACAACAGGAGCAAGATTTTCAAGCTGACCCCTGGTCAGAAGCTCCAGAAGATCGTGTCCCTTCTGAGGATTAAAAATCCCAAGACTGTTGATGTCACGAAGGCCAGAGGCACTGCTGGGACATTGACTGAATGTAGAATCACTTGTACAATGGATCATAAAGATTATTATCTGTATTACTTCCTGAAGAGGCATCAGGGCAGGACTTTGGTGTTTTGCAATAGCATTGGCTGCGTCAAGAGGCTGGCAACGCTGTTTGGTATTCTAGAGTGTAATCCACTGCCTCTGCATGCCAGTATGCAGCAGAGACAGCGACTgaagaatttggaaaaattccaggAAGATCCCAATTGTCTTTTAATAGCTACTGATGTGGCTGCCAGGGGTCTGGACATTCCCAACGTCGAGCATGTTATTCATTATCAGGTCCCCAGGACATCGGAGGGTTATGTTCACAGGAGTGGGAGAACTGCTCGTGCACAGAAGGAGGGAATTACTGTCTTGATGATGGAACCTTCTGAATTACCTTATTATACGAAACTCTGCAAGACCCTTGGACATACCAAGGACATACCGACGTTTCCAGTGGTGGATCGGCTTCTGGTGGCGGTGAAGGAGAGGGTCAATGTCGCCAGGGAGATTGACAAGCTGGAGCTCAGGTGCAGGAGAGATAATGTGCAGAAGGGATGGTTGAAGAAGGCGGTGGAGGAGATGGACCTTGTGTTGGATGAGGAGCAGATAGAGAGTACTATGGAATCCAGGGAGTCGGCTGAGCTCAGGAGACAGCTTAAGGGGAAGAGGCAGAAGCTCAATGGCTTGCTTTCCACACCTCTGTTCCCCAAGGGATTTTCCGGGAAGTATTTGGACATGAATGAACCTCTACAGGGACTTCAGCAGGACAAGCAGACGGCGGTGGAAGTGATGAAGCAGGTCATTGATGAAAAACCCAGGGGGAAAGAGCAAAAACCCAATGGAGTCGCGAAAAAAAGCAAGAGTATCAGGAAACGCAAAGTGAAACGGGTGACAAAATCTTTGAACTAA